GTTAACtagccaggtggcttttgccagatgctgctcccagtttttgaaagatcccccacctaatgctttcaaagttgttttcaacagtccattgtacctctccactttccctgcagctggtgcatggtagggaatATGGTACAtccactcaatgccatgttccctagcccaggtgttgataaggctgttcttgaaatgagtcccattgtctgactcaatccgctcaggggttccatgtctccacaggacttgcttttcaagacccaggatggtgttccgggcagtagcatgagacacaggataggtttccagccatcccgtagtggcttctaccatggtcagcacgtagtgcttgccttggcgtgtttggggcagtgtgatgtagtcaatctgccaggcctccccatacttgtacttggaccaccgcccaccataccacaggggcttcactcgcttggcttgcttgatggcagcacacgtctcacagtcatggataacctgagaaatactgtccatggttagatccacccctcggtctcgtgcccacttataggtggaatctctaccctgatgacctgaggcgtCGTGGGCCCaccgagctaggaataactctcccttgtgttcccaatctaggtctatctttgacacctctatctttgcagcccggtctacctgctcattgtgtcggtgctcctcattagctctgctcttggggacatgggcatctacatggcggaccttcacaggtagcttccctaccctagtagcgatgtctttccactcattGGCAGCCCAAATCGGTTTTCCTCTACGTTGCCAGTTAGCttttttccacctctccagccatccccacagagcattggctaccatccatgaatcagtgtaaaggtagagccttggccacttctctctctcagcaatgtccagggccagttgaacagccttgagctctgcaagttggcttgatccaccttctccttcggtagcttgagcgacctgtcgtgtggggctccatacggctgctttccactttcgtTTCATTCCCACAGTGCGACaagaaccgtcagtgaaaagagcgtagcgcgTTTCTTCCACTGGCAGTTCATTGTATGGTGGAGTTTCTTCAGCACGTGtcacttcttcttcctctttatcagcaagaccaaagttttcaccttccggccagtttgtaattatttccagaatcccagggcgattcagttttccaatatgggcgcgctgtgtgatcagagctatccatttgctccatgtggcactggtggcatggtgcgTAGAGGGAACTTTTGCTTTGAACATCTACCCCAGTAgtggtagtcggggtgccaggaggagttgtgcttcagtgcctattacctctgaggcagcttggactccttcataggctgctaaaatttccttctctgttggggtatagttggcttcagatcctctgtagcttcgactccaaaatccaagtggtcggactcgagtctccccaggcaccttctgccaaaggctccaggacaagccatggttcccggctgcagagtagagcacattcctcacctctggtcctgtcctgactgggccaagggcaactgcatgagcgatctcctgcttgatctgggtgaaggcttgttgctgctcagggccccagtggaacttgttcttcttacgggtgaccaggtaaagagggctcacaatctgaCTGTACTAGGAATGTGCATTCTTCAAAAGCTtatggcacctaggaaagcttgtgtttccttcttgctggatggtggagacattgctgtgatcttgttgatgacatcagtgggaatctgacgccgtccatcttgccacttcactcccagaaactggatctcttgagcaggtcccttgactttgctctttaTGATGGCGAAGCcggctttcaggagaatctggataatttcccttcctttctcaaacacttctgctgccgtcttcccccatacaatgatgtcatcaatgtattgcagatgttctggagcctcacccttttctagTACAttctggatcagtccatggcagatagtagggctgtgcttccacccctggggcagtcggttccaggtatactgcactcccctccaggtgaaagcaaactgaggcctgcagtctgctgccagaggaatggagaaaaatgcatcggcaatgtcaatagtggcataccacttcgctgccttggactccagctcgtactggagttccagcatgtctggcacagcagtgctcagtggtggagtcacttcattcaaggcacggtagtccacagtcaatctccattctccctcagatttacgcacaggccagatggggctgttgaagggtgagtgggtcttgctgaccaccccttggctctccagctcacggatcattttgtgaatggggatcacggcatctcgattcgtccgatactgccggtGATGCACTATcgaggtggcaattggcacctgttgctcttccaccttcagaagtcctactgcagatgggtcttctgacagtccaggcaaggtgttcaattgcttgacgccctctgcctctacagcagctattccaaatgcccatctgaatccctttgggtccttgaaatacccacttcggaggaagtctatgcctaaaatgcatggggcctctgggccagtcacaatagggtgtttcttccactcatttccagtcaggctcacctcagcttccaccaaagtgaaatcctgggatccccctgtcacactggcaatagaaacagactctgcccccacatgtctcgatgggattaatgtacattgtGCACCAGTGTCGACCAAAGCTTCgtattcttgtggttcagatgtgccaggccaacgaatccacacagtccaaaaaacacggttttccctagcctctacctggctagaggcagggcccctctaagcctggttatccttctttccctggacatatgtcttggaggttccttcaagggcatcaaaaatattgtcattatcatcatatatgacagttcggttactggctactggagctgcttcccctttggaacttcctctctgagtcttCAGTTCACGCACCCGTtgtaccagagcagcagtaggttttccatcccatctcctcatgttttctccacaatcacgcaggaagaaccacagctcagctcgtggggtgtaccttctctctccatctggggagcGTCTGCGTTAGGCACcagaacctctgatctgtactgctgagatttgaagaaggtcttccttaatctcctctctgagcttcttgtgattctcctctatcttatcctctaacctctgcagacgtgtttccactgctgcgattctggcatgtgtCGGGCCATGCACAGCGTCTGCACATGCTCGGAGtttctttgccatatccagcacgGTCTCCTCACCATCATCTCGCTTCATTATTGctagagcagaagcatattcatgtggcccgagtcgtacaagttttctccacattacagatgtgcatggtaccaagtctggatttacagtgtttacatcatccaagaagacaatctctgccactgccatttccctcaagcgttggatcccttgctctatggtcttccactgtgtttgctgcatatagagatcgtctgcacacaggtatctttgtgcaacacttcccaggacccgtgcccagaggctgtgagggttagcccccctcatcattccttggtcaatgacaggatcatgtgacagggatcccaaatgcctggcttcactACCATCCAAAACtgtagcctcacctgcagcatcccagagacggactaaccaactaattatggattcatcaggcCGCCGGGTAtaatccttccttaggccacGAAGGTCCTTCAGGGAATAGGACTCAATATTGGCTTCTGAGGCTGTGTCAGTTTCATtaactttgggctttttatCAGTAGTTGGTGGTGAGGGTCCTTCCCCTGGATCATCATTGTCAGTCACTGGCCGATTGGTTTTGCTCGTGtgcttctttcctgcagcaactgccagtggcttaggcttactgtctagttcagctccagcctgagcagctggagtgttggctgcagcctgagtgattggagtagctgctgctttatctccctgcctgcctgcctctgtctgctgccctacAATATCTAGCAGGGTGCGATAAGCGtaggccagggcccagcttattgcaatgagacttttttccttacagtcaccatggcatttctctttcaggtattttcccacctcagctgggttctgaatttgttcacatggaaaatcccagtctacaggatcagaaaattccttcagggtttggcccatattttcccattctctacaccactcatcatttttcatgcctgagtctacttctgggtcaggggtcttgtcagctcctctggacatctcagccctcattctagagaagctgcagactatatagaggaagcttaccacaTTAAAAGCCAGAAACATGGTCTCCTTaccattcaggggaaactgaacattctcaaaaagtgacataacagattcagaggagaagaaggaaatgaaaggctggaaagtctcattccctgctcctcctctaacaaactgggtgcaattactaataaattcccaaaacataCTGCCGGAACTAGGACGCCGGGTAGGACGAAGAAACCATACACCATACATACTGTAAGCAGACTCCAGCAACCTTGTAAATGCcctataaatcattatcaccaaGGCCAGCAAAATAGCTATTCCAATCCGTGCCCCTGTACTGTGAAACTTACGTCTTAGGGACAATAATCCTAGTGACCAGAAAGGTAttgaaacctcaaaaaggctTATAGACCAGAACCACATGAAGGCCTCCACCCCAAGAGACATTACGAAATCAAGCAACatggctactgactgctttaactcactacagagcaagcacaaccaacatgcaatcaataatgcttttttccactttctcgagCCACGTGTTGGGCGCCAATATatgtgtttgtcctggttcagggcaaatttgggagagaaacctcaaagggcccccctaggaaatcggattctaccacccctcccccaaccagtccaggagaaaatacttccttggagaaaagtggaaaaaaactgtttattaaacaagaaaacttaatattaaacaataaaaccccttgctgctccaaaggagatgacaaacccagaaagtcccctccccagattccagttcagctcactcagtcccttatcagtccctccagcgctggaaatgccgtggcccaggcccggcccggcccaccgatgcgagctgctggtgctcttacggttgttcagtccagagcaggtgtgaacaggtccagagaaaggggaaaaaaaggaaaaaaaagcacagtccagggaacttctttgcctcagctagctaaactaactaaaaagcaagaaaaaaagagagccctgtcccgccgtctgttcatccgcagaaccacgcagtccagaagcaggaatgtgtaggagtgagttcagtgtctgaaaacaaactgcgcgcctcctctccccccctcaatctttgaagcaagtcttaaaggtgcaaaacttactattcagcataaatggaatgagacgattggggataaaagcatcatatagtcaacctaggacaggTTTGAACAAATTCCCCATTCTGACAGGAATCATGAGATTGGTTCCCTTGTGGAGGGGGAAGTTTCCATTGCCAGACATAACTATTTCAAGTATACCGATAATGCATTTGCCCTGGGAACTGTTCTTCCAATTTGAGCCACAAAAAAATACAGCCTATTATAATCAAAACTTCCCACCTCAGGCCACCGTTGGCTTGCAATTCCACCAATTGGCAATGTGGGCCAGGTATTCGGATGCAGTTCCAGTGCTCTTTTCTTAGATAACCCACAGGTTCCATTTATTTTCACCCAACTGGTTAGCAATTCACGTAAAGGTGAACCTTTCACTATACTGTGTCTGGTCCTCATTATTATTAACTCTCACCTCCTTGCTGCAAAAAAATGATCTGTCCAAATGGTACCCCCCACGCTCAGATTCCCCAGGTGAACTCACCTTTTGCCATCAGTGGGTCATTGACTCGCATTGACTCGCTGGTGTAGCCAAGTGAGTTGCCCAAGTCCCTTCTGGGGTGCTAAAACTGTCGCAGGATTCTTTATTGCtaaaaaaaggaggagatgcAGACCTCCCTAAGTACAGAATTGCAAAAGGAAATACTTTACTGCAATGTGCATGCAGTGGCCCAGCCTGGTTCTGAGGGGCCCTAATCATAAGTAACACACAGGTTATATAGAATATACAAGTGGACTATCACCCAATTACAGTCCTAAGCTTATCTACAGTGGGCCGATCCTTCGTGTGGCTGTGTGATGAGAGACAATGGTCTGGGCTAGTTTTCATCCTTTGTTACATGCTCAGAACCAGTTTCCACAGGTTTATTGTCAGGCAAGGTTGTCATAACTAGCTGAGCTTTTGTGCTTCAATGTCTTCCCTCCTtaagttcttggaaagctcaTTGAAACTAGGGTAAGGTTCATCCTATTAAGTGACCTAAGTTTGTACTTTTTTTCACAGTGCGCCCACTGCTCAGTGGGGCAGGGGACCCAGCGATAAAGTACATTGTGAAATCCAAGTTACTCAATGcttttttgcttcagtttttaCTGGTAAGGCTTGCTTTCTCCAAGCCAAATGGATGTATATGAGTCTATGGGACCAGATGGGATGCATCCGAGCATGCTGAAGGAGCTGGCCAATATCATTTGGAGGACACTATCATCTTTAAAAGGCTATGGCAATTGGGGGAGGTTCCTGATGGCTGGAACAGGCCAAACATCACTTTCATTTTCAGGAAGGACAAGAAAGAGGATTCAGAGAACTACAGGCTGGTCAGCCTTACCCTCTTTTCCCAGGAAGATTATGGAGAAAATCCTATTAGAAGCCATATCTAAGGAGATCAAAGATAAGGTGACTGGGAGCAGTCAACGTGGTTTCAGCAAGGGCAAATCATGCCTGACCAATTTCATTGCTTTCTGTAATGAAGCAACTGACActgtggaaaagcagaaggCAGTGGATGCTTTATACCTTGATTTTAGCAAGGCATTTGATGCAGTTTCCTATAGTCTTATCTCAAAATTGTTGGGATAGGGGCATGATAAGGTAGATGGAAAATTAGCTGGACTGCTGAGCTCCAAGAGTTGTGACTGGTGGTGCAAATCCCAGCTGGGGGCCAGTAACTAGTGGGGCCCTTCAGGGATCAGTACTGGAACCAGTACTGGTATTTAATGTCTTCATTAATGATCTGGACAATGGGGTGGAGTGCATTCTCAGCAAGTTTGTAGATGACACCAAATTGGGGGAGTAGTCAGCATGCTGGAGATCAGGGCTGCCATTCAGAAGGACCTGGAGAAATGGGATTACTGGAACCTCATGAAGCTCAACACAATCATATCCAAAGTCCTGCATCTGGGATGAAATAGCCCTATGCAACAATACAAGACAGAGACCAACTgtctgggaagcagctccccAAAAAAGgatctgggggtcctggtggacaagtTGACGATGTCAGCAGTGTGCCCTTGCAGCAAAGATGACTAACTGCATCTTGAGCTGTATTAGCAAAAGTGTAGCCAGCAGGTCCGGGGAAGTGATCCTTTCCCCTTATTCAGCACTTGTGAGACTACATCTGCagtactgtgtccagttttgggctccCCAGTACAAGAAGGATAGTGACATACTGGAACAAGCCTAGCAGAGGTCCAACAAGCTGGTTGGGGGCTGGAGAATGTGACATccaaggagaggctgagagacctaggcctgttcagcctggagaagagagagagagataaggactgggagatTACCTACCAAttacaggcaaaacagactcaacttGGGGAAAATAATTGAATTTACTGTCAATTAATTGTaacagagcaggataatgagaaataagaaCAAATCTAAAACCATCTTTCCCCTACTTCTCCCTTCTTCCAAGCCTCAGCTTCACTCCTGACTCTTCTACACCTCCCCCTCCCTTGCCAAGAAGCACGGGGTGATGGGGAATGGAGGCTGCAGTCGGTTCATAATGttttgcctctgcagctccttcctcctcacgCTCTTCCCCGACTCCAgcatggggtccctcccatgggatATAGTCCATCACGGACTTTTTCAATGTGGGTCTTTCCCAcgggctgcagttcttcacaaacCGCTCCAGCATAGGTCCTTTCCAGGAGGTacagtccttcaggagcagaCTGATCCTGCATGGATCCCCCACGGTGTCACAGGTCCTGACAGAAAACCTGCTCTTACATGGGCTCCTCTGCACAGACCACAGTTCCTCCCAAGAGCCCTGTCCTGCATGGATTCTCCCATGGGGTCAGAGCTTCTTTTAGGTCACATTCACTTACTCTGGCGTGGggtcctccacaggctgcaggtggatctctgctctgccgtggacctccatgggctgcagtggGACAATATGGTCTTTGCCACAGATTTCACGGGAATCtgtgctccagtgcctggagcacatcctccccctcctttttcactgaccttggtgACTGCAGGGTTGTTTCTCTCACCCTTTTTcactcctctctctcccagctgctgctgtgcagcacattTTACCCTGCTATGTATTCTATCACAAGCACAACTCACCATGCATGAGGAGTATTTATGACACTCACGATGACCTTCTAGAGCGAGGCCGTatccaggcagctctgtgattAGCTGAGGAAAAGGGAGACGAGGTGGGGTTTACTCCTCCCAGCTGCGCTTTTTCTTGGTCACGTGTAGTTGACGCGAGTCGTGTTTCCGTGCTGCACTTGCTACGTCATCGAAAATGTGAGGTGGTGAACGCCGCATCCAGTTTGGTCGGCGGCAGTGGCAACTTTTATCTCCAAATTGCGTTTTCAGGTGGTATGGAAGACGCAACAGGTGAGTCACTGGGGAGAGGGTGTACTACTGCTCGCATCTCTCTCTCTCCGCTGCGGCAGGACCATCTTGTGCAGCCTCTCTCTCTCGTCCCTTATTCCTATATCATAAGGATTCCCGTCGGTGGTGAAGGTCGCGCCGGGCTAGACCgctgctgcctctggagcaTGGACGTCCTAGATTATCACGGCAGCGTGGAGGGGGGTGGGGAGCACCCGGAAAAGGCAGGGAGGTGGTGGTGTACGGTAGCCGGGCTGCATCAATTCGTCTCCGCGCTCCAGACTGGGAGTGGCGTCTTGGGACACGCTACTCAGTGGGAAACGCTGGAGAGACATTCCGCCATGCTGCGGAGTAGGTGATGACTGGACATGAGTAGGGAGAATAACAATAGCACGCGGCAATTGTCTGCAAGCCGCCTGGAATCCTAGCTGCTGATCCCTTGATCACTTTCTCTCATCCACGCAGGCAGTGAGCTCTGCAGTACCTGCTGCCGAGGAGCTAGTGGCAGAGCTTGAAAGCCTAATCCTGCTCAGTACAGAAACACTCTCAGAATGCTTCTCTAAATCCCTGCATTGTTCCTGATGCAGGCACTGGGAAAAGGCTAAGGCTAAACAAGAGAATGAAGTGGCTGCTGCCTTCCAAACTCAACATTGTGTTTAGGTGTCTTTACTTTTGGCTGTTCCACTTATTTTCAGAGAGCCTCTTCTCAGGCTAGAagaccagaaaaagaaaagagaacaatTAACagttcaggttggaagggactttggAGGTGTCTAGTCCAACCTCCTTGCTTAAATTAGGGTCAACACCTAAGTCAGACCAGTTTGCTCAGGGTTTCCTCTGGTCAGGGCTTGAAAACCTCCAAGACTGATGACTGCACAACTTCTCAGGGCCCCTGTTCCACTGCTTGACTGTCCTCATGGTGAAAACCAGTTTCCTTATAGTCAGTGTGAACCTTGCTTGTTTCAATTTGTGCCTATTGTGTAATTTTCCCACTATACAACACTgtgaagagcctggctctgtcttGATAGCCTCCTATTAGGTGCCCCTGCAGCCTtccttcctccaggctgaacaagcacagttccctcagcctctcctcatagTGCAAGTACTCTATCACCCTGACATCTTGGTGGCCCTCTGCTGATCCTCTTTAACATTTACTTTCTTGTATTGGGGTGCCCAAAATTTGACACATCATTTTA
Above is a genomic segment from Haemorhous mexicanus isolate bHaeMex1 chromosome W, bHaeMex1.pri, whole genome shotgun sequence containing:
- the LOC132341481 gene encoding uncharacterized protein LOC132341481 isoform X1, whose product is MLLDFVMSLGVEAFMWFWSISLFEVSIPFWSLGLLSLRRKFHSTGARIGIAILLALVIMIYRAFTRLLESAYSMYGVWFLRPTRRPSSGSMFWEFISNCTQFVRGGAGNETFQPFISFFSSESVMSLFENVQFPLNGKETMFLAFNVVSFLYIVCSFSRMRAEMSRGADKTPDPEVDSGMKNDEWCREWENMGQTLKEFSDPVDWDFPCEQIQNPAEVGKYLKEKCHGDCKEKSLIAISWALAYAYRTLLDIVGQQTEAGRQGDKAAATPITQAAANTPAAQAGAELDSKPKPLAVAAGKKHTSKTNRPVTDNDDPGEGPSPPTTDKKPKVNETDTASEANIESYSLKDLRGLRKDYTRRPDESIISWLVRLWDAAGEATVLDGSEARHLGSLSHDPVIDQGMMRGANPHSLWARVLGSVAQRYLCADDLYMQQTQWKTIEQGIQRLREMAVAEIVFLDDVNTVNPDLVPCTSVMWRKLVRLGPHEYASALAIMKRDDGEETVLDMAKKLRACADAVHGPTHARIAAVETRLQRLEDKIEENHKKLREEIKEDLLQISAVQIRGSGA
- the LOC132341481 gene encoding uncharacterized protein LOC132341481 isoform X2 translates to MVSCACDRIHSRVKCAAQQQLGERGVKKGERNNPAVTKPMEVHGRAEIHLQPVEDPTPETCDTVGDPCRISLLLKDCTSWKGPMLERFVKNCSPWERPTLKKSVMDYIPWEGPHAGVGEEREEEGAAEAKHYEPTAASIPHHPVLLGKGGGGVEESGVKLRLGRREK